A part of Oscillatoria sp. FACHB-1406 genomic DNA contains:
- a CDS encoding AAA family ATPase, protein MVTICNYQVTEKLYESQNSIVYRGYRENESQSVILKMLKDVYPSPERIARFKREFETTKSLDIEGVADVYSLESDQNRWVMTVEDFGGESLIGLTKNIKLSIGDFLGIAIEITEIIGQVHQRYITHKDINPANIIFNPTTHQIKLIDFGISAAISRENIPLGNPDKLEGTLPYLSPEQTGRMNRSVDYRTDFYSLGVTFYQLLTGQLPFISNNAIEWVHSHIAKQPIPPHQLNPEIPQPVSEIILKLMAKNAEDRYQSAYGLKADLEECYNQWCSNKRINEFNLGRQDVCDRFQIAQKLYGRETEINTLLAGFARVCEGSSELMLVCGYSGIGKSALVREVYKPITQQQGYFIVGKFDQFQRDIPYDALVQALRSLVQQLLTESEAQIAEWRNKLLAALRENGQLIVDVIPELELIIGAQPTVPEVSPTEAQNRFNLVFQNFIRVFTQPEHPLVIFLDDLQWADRASLQLIKLLMTAPDNHYLFVIGAYRDNEVSEAHPLMLTIDEIQKAKEIVNFIQLSALDLPNINQLIADATKCLPQQSLPLAELILAKTNGNPFFINEFLEALYKEQLLKFDFDRGSWQWNLEQIQARNITDNVVELMTDRAKKIAEETKQVLKLAACIGNQYDLQTLAIVSQKSAQETAKNLWPAIVEGLILPLSDAYKPIELDVDGWEEKVNVKYKFAHDRIQQAVYSLIPPTEKQAVHWQVGKLLLQNTPLDKQEQKIFDLVNQLNWGLDLIEAQKERSELARLNLIAGKRAKASSAYKSASHYLQIGLKLLDKNSWQEQYDLGLDLYVEAAEAAYLNDEFEQTEALAKVVQKYAKTVSDKLKVYQVRIRAYCNNNHQLLQAVNIGREILDLLGVHLPKKPSKADTSLALEKAKSAWSGKKPSELINLPAMSDPEKLAAIAILSELIHPTYEAFPQLLPFIASNMVGLSIEYGNTALSAQGYAAYGMILCGMMLDLDAGYEFGQLALNLVERFNAKELKCWVTFQVNAFTIPWKKHFIEVFQPSLESYQIGLETGDLQYAVFGAYTYCYHAYWMGKELGWLEREIAKYSQGMAQINQKHVQSYQDRYWQVVLNLMGESNNSWHLVGTKYDEEKMLQIITESNDIYSIFEIYLQRLTLCYLFKNLDIAIETAPIAEKYVGGALSTILVVCFYFYDSLVRLAVCEESQKIKQKQHLKKVNANQKKMEVWAHHAPMNFLHKFYLVEAERARVLEKNTEAREYYDRAISLAQENQYLNEEALANELAGKFYLAKGQNHVARHYLQDAHYAYQRWGAQAKVKDLEERYPQFLAQTISGFPHTTLTISTTTSGESLQRNLDFSSVLKASQMVSSEIVLEKLLAKLMKIAIENAGAQRSFLILPSPTKPENEEINWAIEAEAAVEGDRMTILQSIPIDSVDAATGVSLLSTAIVHYVARSQENVVLNNATEEGQFTGDAYILATQPKSILCTPLLDRGKLAGIIYLENNLAIGAFTPERVETLTIIAAQAAISIENATLYEQLEDYNRTLEQKVEERTNELSHTLDILKATQAELVIENALLRSAEEPQSYNYQVGGSLPIDAPTYVVRSADRYLYKALRLGQLCYILNTRQMGKSSLRVQIMKRLQSEGFVCTAIDVSTISNSQTTLEQWYAGLAYLLASGFNLLDKVNIRTWWRERDFLSSVQRLSEFINEVLLTVISEKIIIFIDEIDSVLDLQFDSSALFGIIRTCYNKRADSSDYQRLNFVLLGVATPSQLIQDRNRTPFNVGQAVQLNGFQAHEAQPLLQGLTQRVSNPQTLLNEVIAWTGGQPFLTQKVCQLICSSEASIPTNDEAAYVEGLVRSHIIEDWESQDQPEHLRTIRDRILSDKQRAIELLQLYREILDRGQVLAVDSLAETDLIMSGLVVKKGDYLQVNNRIYELIFDARWVQKYI, encoded by the coding sequence ATGGTAACTATTTGCAATTACCAGGTTACAGAAAAACTTTACGAAAGCCAAAACTCGATCGTCTATCGCGGATATCGCGAAAATGAAAGCCAATCCGTCATCCTTAAAATGCTTAAGGATGTCTATCCCTCCCCAGAAAGAATCGCTCGTTTTAAACGAGAGTTTGAAACGACGAAAAGTTTAGATATAGAGGGAGTGGCAGATGTTTATAGCTTAGAAAGCGACCAAAATCGGTGGGTTATGACCGTTGAAGATTTTGGGGGTGAATCTCTCATAGGCTTAACCAAAAATATCAAGTTGAGTATTGGAGATTTTCTCGGAATAGCAATTGAAATCACGGAAATTATCGGGCAAGTCCATCAGCGGTATATTACTCACAAAGATATTAATCCAGCTAATATTATTTTTAATCCAACAACTCATCAAATCAAGCTGATTGATTTTGGAATTTCCGCAGCGATCTCCAGAGAGAATATACCGTTAGGGAATCCCGATAAGCTAGAAGGAACATTACCTTACTTATCGCCGGAACAAACGGGACGGATGAATCGGTCTGTGGATTATCGCACCGATTTTTACTCGCTTGGCGTTACATTTTATCAGTTATTGACGGGGCAATTACCGTTTATAAGCAATAATGCGATCGAGTGGGTGCATTCTCATATTGCCAAGCAACCGATTCCACCTCACCAACTCAACCCAGAAATTCCTCAGCCTGTGTCTGAAATTATTCTCAAGCTGATGGCGAAAAACGCCGAAGACCGTTACCAATCAGCTTACGGTTTGAAAGCAGATTTAGAAGAATGCTACAACCAATGGTGTTCTAACAAGCGGATTAATGAATTTAATCTCGGTCGGCAGGATGTTTGCGATCGCTTTCAAATTGCCCAAAAACTCTACGGACGAGAAACCGAAATCAATACTCTACTCGCTGGTTTTGCCCGTGTCTGTGAGGGCAGCAGCGAACTGATGTTGGTTTGCGGATATTCTGGAATTGGGAAATCAGCTTTAGTCCGAGAAGTTTACAAGCCAATTACACAGCAACAGGGGTATTTCATTGTAGGAAAGTTCGACCAATTTCAAAGAGATATTCCCTACGATGCGTTGGTACAAGCACTGCGCTCTTTAGTGCAGCAACTATTGACGGAAAGCGAAGCCCAAATTGCAGAATGGCGCAACAAACTGTTAGCAGCACTTCGCGAAAACGGTCAGCTAATTGTTGATGTTATTCCAGAACTCGAACTAATTATTGGCGCTCAACCAACCGTACCAGAAGTAAGCCCAACGGAAGCCCAAAATCGCTTCAACCTCGTTTTTCAAAATTTTATTCGGGTATTCACTCAACCCGAACACCCCCTCGTCATTTTCTTAGACGATTTACAGTGGGCCGATCGAGCTTCTTTGCAATTAATTAAATTACTGATGACCGCGCCAGATAACCATTATCTATTTGTTATTGGTGCTTATCGAGATAACGAAGTCAGCGAAGCTCATCCCTTGATGTTAACGATCGATGAAATTCAAAAAGCCAAGGAAATCGTGAATTTCATCCAGTTGTCGGCTTTGGATTTACCGAACATCAATCAATTAATTGCCGATGCCACTAAATGCTTACCGCAGCAAAGCTTACCTTTAGCTGAATTGATACTGGCTAAAACTAACGGCAATCCCTTTTTTATCAACGAATTTTTAGAAGCTTTATATAAAGAACAGTTATTAAAATTTGATTTCGATCGCGGTAGCTGGCAGTGGAACCTAGAGCAAATTCAAGCTAGGAATATCACCGATAATGTGGTAGAATTAATGACCGATCGAGCTAAAAAAATAGCGGAAGAAACGAAACAAGTTCTAAAGCTAGCAGCTTGTATCGGTAATCAATATGACCTGCAAACTTTAGCGATTGTTTCGCAAAAATCGGCTCAAGAAACCGCCAAAAACTTATGGCCTGCAATTGTTGAAGGATTGATTCTGCCCCTGAGCGATGCCTACAAACCGATCGAGCTTGATGTTGATGGTTGGGAAGAAAAAGTTAATGTTAAATATAAGTTTGCTCACGACCGCATTCAACAAGCAGTTTATTCCTTGATTCCGCCAACGGAAAAACAAGCGGTACATTGGCAAGTGGGCAAACTGTTATTGCAAAATACTCCCCTCGATAAACAAGAGCAGAAAATTTTCGATCTCGTCAATCAACTGAATTGGGGTTTGGATTTAATCGAGGCACAAAAAGAGCGCTCCGAACTGGCGCGATTAAATTTAATTGCTGGCAAAAGAGCAAAAGCTTCATCTGCTTATAAATCGGCATCTCATTATTTGCAAATTGGTTTGAAATTGCTGGATAAAAATAGCTGGCAAGAGCAATACGATCTGGGTTTAGACCTGTATGTAGAAGCAGCAGAAGCGGCGTACTTGAATGATGAGTTCGAGCAAACGGAAGCATTAGCGAAAGTCGTACAAAAGTACGCAAAAACTGTCTCGGATAAGTTAAAAGTTTATCAAGTTCGGATTAGAGCTTACTGTAACAACAACCATCAATTATTACAAGCGGTAAATATTGGGCGGGAAATACTGGATCTGTTGGGCGTACACCTGCCAAAAAAACCGAGTAAAGCTGATACTAGCTTGGCTTTAGAGAAAGCTAAATCTGCATGGTCTGGTAAAAAACCTTCAGAATTAATTAACTTGCCAGCGATGAGCGATCCTGAGAAACTGGCTGCGATCGCAATTCTTTCCGAATTAATTCACCCCACCTACGAAGCATTCCCGCAGCTTTTACCTTTCATCGCCTCAAATATGGTCGGTTTGTCGATCGAATACGGCAATACGGCTTTGTCGGCTCAAGGATACGCTGCTTACGGGATGATTTTGTGTGGAATGATGCTGGATTTGGATGCTGGTTACGAGTTCGGTCAACTGGCTTTAAACTTGGTGGAACGTTTCAATGCCAAAGAACTAAAATGCTGGGTTACTTTCCAAGTCAATGCGTTTACAATTCCTTGGAAAAAACATTTTATCGAAGTATTCCAACCCAGCTTGGAATCTTATCAAATCGGTTTGGAAACAGGAGATCTACAATATGCCGTTTTTGGTGCATACACTTATTGTTATCATGCTTACTGGATGGGTAAAGAACTCGGATGGCTAGAGCGAGAAATCGCTAAATACAGTCAGGGAATGGCTCAAATAAATCAAAAGCACGTACAGAGTTATCAAGACAGATATTGGCAAGTTGTATTGAATTTGATGGGAGAGTCTAATAACTCTTGGCACTTGGTTGGCACGAAGTACGACGAAGAAAAAATGCTGCAAATTATCACCGAGTCCAATGATATTTATTCAATTTTTGAAATCTATCTCCAAAGATTAACGCTTTGCTATTTATTCAAAAATTTAGATATAGCTATAGAAACCGCACCAATCGCAGAAAAATATGTAGGTGGTGCATTAAGTACAATTCTAGTTGTTTGTTTTTATTTTTATGATTCTCTGGTAAGGCTAGCTGTTTGCGAGGAAAGCCAAAAAATTAAACAAAAACAGCATCTCAAAAAAGTAAATGCTAACCAGAAAAAGATGGAAGTATGGGCGCACCACGCCCCCATGAATTTTTTGCATAAATTCTATCTGGTTGAAGCAGAACGCGCTCGCGTGTTGGAAAAAAATACGGAAGCCAGAGAATATTACGATCGCGCGATCTCCCTAGCCCAAGAAAACCAATATCTCAATGAAGAAGCGCTTGCTAACGAACTCGCAGGCAAATTTTATCTCGCTAAAGGTCAAAACCATGTTGCCCGTCACTACCTGCAAGATGCACACTACGCTTACCAAAGATGGGGAGCGCAAGCCAAGGTCAAAGACTTAGAAGAACGATATCCGCAGTTTTTAGCTCAAACTATTTCCGGTTTCCCGCATACGACCCTAACTATTTCAACCACGACAAGCGGAGAAAGTTTGCAGCGAAACTTGGATTTTTCCAGCGTTCTGAAAGCTTCCCAAATGGTTTCCAGCGAAATCGTGTTGGAAAAGTTATTGGCGAAGTTGATGAAAATTGCGATCGAGAATGCAGGCGCTCAAAGAAGTTTTCTCATCTTACCTTCCCCGACTAAACCAGAAAATGAGGAAATTAACTGGGCGATCGAAGCTGAAGCGGCTGTAGAGGGCGATCGCATGACGATTTTACAATCGATTCCTATTGATTCTGTAGATGCTGCAACGGGCGTTTCTTTGCTGTCAACTGCAATTGTTCACTATGTCGCTCGCAGCCAAGAAAATGTCGTCTTGAATAACGCTACTGAGGAAGGGCAATTTACTGGCGATGCTTATATTCTCGCCACTCAACCCAAGTCTATCCTCTGTACGCCCCTCCTCGATCGCGGTAAACTTGCTGGTATTATTTACTTAGAGAATAATCTCGCGATCGGCGCTTTTACTCCCGAACGAGTCGAAACTTTAACAATCATTGCCGCTCAAGCTGCTATCTCGATTGAGAATGCAACGCTTTACGAACAGTTAGAAGATTATAACCGAACCTTGGAGCAGAAAGTTGAAGAACGCACAAATGAACTCTCCCATACCCTAGATATTCTCAAAGCCACGCAAGCGGAGTTAGTGATTGAAAATGCGCTGCTACGGAGTGCGGAAGAACCACAGAGTTATAATTACCAAGTCGGCGGCAGTTTGCCTATCGATGCGCCAACTTATGTGGTGCGATCTGCCGATCGATATTTATATAAAGCCTTAAGACTCGGACAGCTTTGTTATATCCTCAATACGCGACAAATGGGGAAATCCAGCTTGCGCGTCCAAATCATGAAAAGGCTACAATCTGAGGGTTTTGTTTGTACCGCGATCGATGTTTCTACGATTAGTAATTCCCAGACCACTTTAGAGCAGTGGTACGCAGGCTTGGCTTACCTTTTAGCCAGCGGTTTTAATCTCTTAGATAAAGTCAATATTCGGACTTGGTGGCGGGAACGAGACTTTTTATCCTCCGTGCAGCGGTTATCAGAGTTTATCAATGAAGTGTTATTAACAGTTATCTCTGAAAAAATTATTATTTTTATTGATGAGATTGATAGCGTCCTCGACCTTCAGTTTGACAGCAGCGCCTTATTCGGTATTATCCGCACTTGCTATAATAAAAGGGCGGATAGTTCCGACTACCAGCGCTTAAATTTTGTTTTATTAGGCGTAGCGACTCCCTCCCAACTCATTCAAGATAGAAATCGCACGCCTTTTAATGTCGGTCAAGCAGTTCAACTCAACGGTTTTCAAGCGCATGAAGCGCAGCCCTTATTGCAAGGTTTAACCCAACGAGTTAGCAATCCGCAAACGTTGCTTAACGAAGTCATCGCTTGGACGGGGGGACAGCCTTTTCTCACCCAAAAAGTCTGCCAACTGATTTGTAGTTCTGAGGCTTCTATTCCGACTAACGACGAAGCTGCTTACGTGGAAGGGTTAGTGCGATCGCACATTATCGAAGATTGGGAATCCCAAGACCAACCAGAGCATTTACGGACAATCCGCGATCGGATTTTGAGCGATAAACAGCGTGCAATTGAACTGCTACAACTTTACAGAGAAATTTTAGATCGAGGGCAAGTTTTAGCGGTTGATAGTTTAGCAGAAACGGACTTGATAATGTCGGGGTTAGTCGTTAAGAAAGGGGATTATCTCCAAGTCAATAACCGCATTTATGAATTGATATTTGACGCGCGTTGGGTGCAAAAATATATTTGA
- a CDS encoding amidohydrolase family protein, translated as MLNGFQIVDADAHVFEPNDMWGKYLEPAFKSFALSPDLKIKGESIYQKMTERVAVKEAKRIGRSHPASVLNRFNAESQVRAMKLMGIDIAFNYPSYALWILAIDTIAPQLAGAFTRAYNNWLQDFCSYDPQILKGVGAINFHDPEQMVSELQRIASFGWKAVFMLPNPVKGRLLSDLAYEPFWTECEQLGIAVGLHTAAHARLATAGAERFNTRFALHACAHPIEQMMALLALIEGGVLERHPKLKIGFLESGCGWLPYWLWRLDEEYENLHWEVNDNVKMKPSEYFRRQCVIEIEPSEPYIPEIIRYIGSDNLIFGSDYPHVDHKPDIVERAVALQEQLPQETVQKILWDNSVRFYGLE; from the coding sequence ATGCTGAACGGATTTCAAATCGTCGATGCAGATGCTCACGTCTTTGAACCCAACGATATGTGGGGAAAGTACCTCGAACCCGCCTTTAAAAGCTTTGCACTTTCACCCGATTTGAAAATCAAAGGTGAAAGTATTTATCAAAAAATGACGGAGCGAGTAGCGGTAAAAGAAGCTAAACGAATCGGTCGCTCTCACCCCGCATCGGTACTTAATCGCTTCAACGCCGAATCTCAAGTGCGAGCGATGAAATTAATGGGAATCGATATCGCTTTTAATTACCCGTCCTATGCTTTATGGATTTTAGCGATCGATACCATAGCGCCCCAACTCGCTGGCGCATTCACCCGCGCCTACAACAATTGGCTGCAAGACTTTTGCAGTTACGATCCTCAAATTCTCAAAGGTGTCGGAGCGATTAATTTTCACGATCCCGAACAGATGGTTTCGGAATTGCAGCGAATTGCCAGCTTTGGCTGGAAAGCCGTCTTTATGCTGCCGAATCCGGTTAAAGGAAGACTGTTAAGCGATCTGGCCTACGAACCATTTTGGACGGAGTGCGAGCAATTGGGCATCGCGGTAGGTCTTCATACAGCCGCTCACGCTCGCTTGGCAACGGCTGGGGCAGAGCGATTTAATACCCGTTTTGCGCTCCACGCCTGCGCTCATCCGATCGAACAAATGATGGCATTGTTAGCCTTGATTGAAGGCGGGGTGTTAGAACGCCACCCCAAGCTCAAAATCGGCTTTCTAGAATCAGGCTGCGGCTGGCTTCCTTATTGGTTGTGGCGGCTGGATGAAGAATACGAGAATCTTCATTGGGAGGTTAACGACAACGTGAAAATGAAGCCATCCGAATACTTTCGCCGCCAGTGCGTTATTGAGATCGAGCCATCTGAGCCGTACATCCCTGAGATTATCCGATATATCGGCTCTGATAACTTAATTTTTGGTTCCGATTATCCCCATGTCGATCACAAACCAGATATTGTTGAGAGAGCCGTAGCCCTTCAAGAGCAACTCCCGCAAGAAACGGTACAAAAGATTCTCTGGGATAACTCGGTTCGTTTTTACGGATTAGAATGA
- a CDS encoding TOMM precursor leader peptide-binding protein: MLIQPLGNTVWIGPIFYPGQTGCWECLAQRLRGNRPVEAFIQRHKNIAAPLTPPLNSLPSTYQTTLSMAATEILKWVLQGENKQLEGILVSYNTISLETQKHVLVKRPQCPICGEMGNRINRKPLPIVLGRRKKTFITDGGHRCVAPEETLRKYQHHISPITGVVRSLEKVFSEPNSSIHTYAAQHHFVTLFDDINGLRQNLSGRSAGKGKTEAQAKASAFCEAIERYSAVFQGDEIGQKGNYRNLGEVAIHPNRCMNFSQAQYKNRQEWNAKCHSWFQKVPEPFDEEREIDWTPVWSLTHQTFKFLPTAYCYFGYPQPVKPDCWADSNGCAAGNTSEEAILQGFMELVERDSVALWWYNRVKRARVDLDSFNEPYFQALKDYYQTLHRDLWVLDITSDLNIPTFAAMTRRNDRAVEDIVLGYGSHFDPKIAVQRALTEVNQILPAVFSANADGSTDYRTYEPLAIDWWKTATLENQSYLVPDESLPAKVCADYPQLWSDDLHEDVMTCQQIVEKHGMEMLVLDMTRPDIGLKVVKAIVPGMCHLWKRLGSRRLYEVPVQLGWLKEPTPESQLNPFPMWM; this comes from the coding sequence ATGCTAATTCAACCTTTAGGAAATACGGTTTGGATCGGGCCAATTTTTTATCCCGGTCAAACGGGTTGCTGGGAGTGTTTAGCCCAACGTTTGCGAGGAAACAGACCCGTTGAAGCATTCATCCAAAGGCACAAAAATATCGCAGCGCCTTTAACTCCCCCGCTCAATTCATTGCCTTCTACTTATCAAACTACTCTAAGTATGGCGGCTACGGAAATATTGAAATGGGTTTTACAGGGAGAAAATAAACAATTAGAAGGTATTCTGGTTAGCTACAATACTATTTCTTTAGAAACGCAAAAGCACGTTTTGGTCAAGCGTCCCCAATGTCCGATTTGTGGAGAAATGGGAAATAGAATTAATCGGAAACCCCTACCTATCGTGCTGGGAAGGCGAAAAAAGACTTTTATTACAGATGGAGGACACCGTTGCGTTGCACCTGAAGAAACGCTAAGGAAATACCAGCATCATATTAGTCCGATTACAGGAGTTGTGCGATCGCTAGAAAAAGTGTTTTCAGAGCCGAATAGCTCGATCCATACTTATGCAGCCCAGCATCATTTCGTCACCCTGTTCGACGATATTAATGGTTTACGTCAAAATCTTAGCGGTAGAAGTGCGGGCAAAGGAAAAACCGAAGCCCAAGCTAAGGCAAGCGCTTTTTGCGAAGCAATCGAGCGCTATTCTGCTGTATTTCAAGGAGACGAAATCGGGCAAAAAGGGAATTACCGAAATCTGGGAGAAGTGGCGATTCATCCCAATCGCTGTATGAATTTCAGTCAAGCCCAATATAAGAATCGGCAAGAATGGAATGCCAAATGTCATAGCTGGTTTCAAAAAGTTCCCGAACCTTTTGATGAAGAAAGAGAAATTGATTGGACACCCGTTTGGTCTTTAACTCATCAAACTTTTAAATTCCTGCCTACGGCTTATTGCTATTTCGGCTATCCTCAGCCTGTTAAGCCGGATTGTTGGGCGGATTCCAATGGCTGTGCTGCGGGTAACACCTCAGAAGAAGCAATTTTGCAAGGATTTATGGAATTAGTAGAACGAGATAGCGTTGCCTTGTGGTGGTATAATAGAGTGAAAAGAGCGAGAGTCGATCTAGACAGTTTTAACGAGCCGTATTTTCAAGCTCTCAAAGATTATTATCAAACCCTGCATCGCGACCTTTGGGTTTTGGATATCACCAGCGATTTGAATATTCCGACTTTTGCAGCAATGACCAGAAGAAACGATCGCGCGGTAGAAGATATCGTATTGGGTTATGGTTCCCATTTTGACCCTAAAATTGCGGTGCAAAGAGCCTTAACCGAGGTCAACCAGATTCTTCCTGCCGTTTTTTCCGCCAATGCCGATGGCAGCACCGATTACCGAACCTACGAACCGCTAGCGATTGACTGGTGGAAAACGGCCACCCTGGAAAATCAGTCGTATTTGGTTCCTGATGAAAGCCTTCCTGCCAAAGTATGTGCCGATTATCCCCAGCTTTGGAGCGATGACTTGCACGAAGACGTAATGACCTGCCAACAGATTGTGGAGAAACACGGTATGGAAATGCTGGTTCTCGATATGACGCGACCCGATATCGGATTGAAGGTAGTAAAAGCGATCGTTCCGGGAATGTGCCACTTATGGAAACGCTTAGGTTCGAGACGGCTTTATGAAGTTCCCGTGCAATTGGGTTGGTTGAAAGAACCGACACCAGAAAGTCAACTCAACCCATTTCCGATGTGGATGTAA
- a CDS encoding AAA-like domain-containing protein — MIKEPNKPKRRRGVILTLQGLQKLEAAKAEAEFRDNGGARYTLEKISDRTGLAINTAMKIHAREVGVDRNTLKRYFRAFNSSLEEGDYFWVFRQGDRVEESDSPPPPKNELEVELPIGQVPLDSCLYIERPPIELQCYKTILQPGALICIQAPRRMGKTSLVARILQKATEQGYHTVAIDFQLADREIVQDLDKFLRWFCANVGLGLQLENQMAEYWDDIFGSQISCKMYFEQYLLAATDKQIVIALDESDRLFAHPNLASDFFGLLRTWHEEAKNREIWRKLRLIVVRSAQMYIPLSANRSPFNVGLPIELPPFSCEQVQDLAKRQKLDLSVEEAERLRVFVNGNPYLVRLALYHIGRAEVTLEQVLQTASVAEGIYRDRLQRELWNLQQEPELLAAFARVVKSSTPVELGFVEASKLKSMGLVNLHGDRATVSCELYRQYFRDRFK; from the coding sequence GTGATAAAGGAGCCGAACAAGCCAAAGCGCAGACGAGGTGTAATTCTTACCCTACAAGGATTGCAGAAGCTAGAAGCGGCTAAAGCTGAGGCAGAATTTCGGGATAACGGTGGGGCTAGGTATACTTTAGAAAAAATTAGCGATCGCACGGGGTTGGCTATCAATACCGCGATGAAGATCCACGCACGAGAAGTTGGAGTCGATCGCAATACGCTCAAAAGGTATTTCCGCGCCTTTAACTCGAGCTTGGAGGAAGGCGACTATTTCTGGGTATTTCGTCAGGGCGATAGGGTTGAAGAATCGGATAGCCCACCCCCACCCAAAAACGAACTCGAGGTGGAATTGCCAATCGGTCAAGTCCCCTTGGATTCATGCCTCTATATCGAGCGCCCCCCGATTGAGCTTCAGTGTTACAAGACTATTTTGCAGCCCGGAGCGCTGATCTGCATCCAAGCACCCCGCCGCATGGGAAAAACCTCCCTAGTTGCAAGGATTCTCCAGAAAGCGACCGAGCAAGGCTATCATACCGTCGCGATCGATTTTCAGTTAGCAGACCGGGAAATCGTCCAAGATTTAGATAAGTTTTTGCGGTGGTTTTGCGCCAACGTCGGTTTGGGACTGCAACTGGAAAATCAGATGGCGGAATATTGGGACGATATTTTTGGCAGTCAGATTAGCTGCAAGATGTACTTCGAGCAGTATTTGCTGGCTGCAACCGATAAACAGATCGTCATTGCTTTAGACGAGAGCGATCGCTTGTTTGCCCATCCCAACCTAGCCAGCGACTTTTTCGGATTGTTACGAACTTGGCACGAAGAAGCCAAAAATCGGGAGATTTGGCGGAAACTCCGCTTAATTGTGGTGCGCTCTGCCCAAATGTATATCCCGCTGAGTGCTAATCGATCGCCCTTTAACGTGGGGCTACCGATCGAACTGCCGCCCTTTAGTTGCGAGCAAGTGCAGGATTTGGCGAAACGGCAAAAACTGGATTTGTCGGTTGAAGAGGCCGAGCGACTGAGGGTTTTTGTCAACGGAAATCCTTATTTAGTACGATTAGCGCTTTATCATATCGGGCGCGCTGAAGTCACGCTAGAGCAAGTGTTGCAAACTGCTTCGGTTGCTGAGGGAATTTATCGCGATCGCTTACAGCGAGAACTCTGGAACCTCCAACAGGAGCCGGAGTTACTAGCAGCATTTGCGCGCGTTGTCAAGAGCAGTACGCCGGTGGAGTTGGGTTTTGTGGAGGCATCGAAACTGAAAAGTATGGGATTGGTCAATTTACACGGCGATCGCGCGACAGTGAGTTGCGAGTTGTATCGGCAGTATTTCCGCGATCGCTTTAAGTAG
- the sppA gene encoding signal peptide peptidase SppA: protein MVWPFKPKKRKQIARVEITGAIASETRKRLLKAFKTIEEAKYPALLLRIDSPGGTVGDSQEIYAALKRLREKGVKVVASFGNISASGGVYVGVGADKIVANPGTITGSIGVILRGNNLERLLDKIGVSFKTVKSGPYKDILAFDREATPEELHILQELIDTSYQQFVETVASERNLAVETVKTFADGRVFTGQQALALGVIDRLGTEEDARRWTAELVGLDPEKTKCTTIEEKKSRLSRLLSGQTQSKPRFHSALNWVEFELSTSGQPLWLYRP from the coding sequence ATGGTTTGGCCTTTTAAACCCAAGAAACGCAAACAAATTGCTCGAGTTGAAATTACGGGCGCGATCGCCTCAGAAACGCGCAAACGCCTGCTCAAAGCCTTCAAAACCATTGAAGAAGCCAAATATCCCGCCCTCCTACTCCGCATCGACTCTCCCGGCGGCACGGTTGGCGACTCCCAGGAAATTTACGCCGCCCTCAAACGCCTGCGCGAAAAAGGCGTAAAAGTCGTCGCTAGTTTCGGCAACATTTCCGCCTCTGGGGGCGTATACGTCGGCGTAGGAGCCGATAAAATCGTTGCCAACCCCGGCACAATTACCGGCAGCATCGGCGTAATTCTGCGCGGAAACAACCTCGAACGCCTGCTCGATAAAATCGGCGTATCCTTCAAAACTGTCAAATCCGGGCCTTATAAAGATATCCTTGCCTTCGATCGCGAAGCCACCCCCGAAGAACTCCACATCCTCCAAGAACTCATCGACACCAGCTACCAACAGTTCGTCGAAACCGTCGCCAGCGAACGCAACCTAGCCGTCGAAACCGTCAAAACCTTTGCCGACGGGCGCGTTTTCACCGGACAGCAAGCCCTAGCCCTCGGAGTCATCGATCGCCTCGGAACCGAAGAAGACGCGCGCCGCTGGACGGCGGAACTCGTCGGACTGGATCCCGAAAAAACCAAATGCACCACCATCGAAGAGAAAAAATCTCGCCTCTCGCGCCTGCTTTCCGGACAAACCCAAAGCAAACCCCGCTTTCACAGCGCCCTTAACTGGGTAGAATTTGAACTGAGTACCAGCGGACAGCCGTTATGGTTGTACCGTCCTTAA
- the aroH gene encoding chorismate mutase codes for MDWKVRAIRGATTASENTEEAIAVAVRELIDELEERNQLDPEEIVNVVFTATRDLDAIFPAAIARERPHWDSVPLLDCQQMHVEGSLERCIRVLIQINTPLPQCKMIHVYLGNAKHLRPDWS; via the coding sequence GTGGATTGGAAAGTTCGGGCTATTCGCGGGGCGACAACCGCTTCAGAAAACACAGAAGAAGCGATCGCAGTCGCAGTGCGGGAATTGATCGACGAGTTAGAGGAGCGCAATCAACTCGATCCCGAAGAAATTGTTAACGTCGTATTCACTGCCACCCGCGATTTAGATGCCATCTTTCCCGCCGCGATCGCGCGCGAACGTCCCCATTGGGATAGCGTCCCTCTCCTCGACTGCCAGCAGATGCACGTTGAAGGGAGCCTAGAGCGCTGTATTCGCGTCCTCATCCAAATCAACACGCCCCTTCCTCAGTGCAAAATGATTCACGTTTACCTCGGTAACGCCAAGCATTTGCGCCCGGATTGGAGTTAG